A DNA window from Helianthus annuus cultivar XRQ/B chromosome 15, HanXRQr2.0-SUNRISE, whole genome shotgun sequence contains the following coding sequences:
- the LOC110912931 gene encoding Werner Syndrome-like exonuclease codes for MASITIFDHELPDYTHNLYDVTFFHHTISTIVTDTPSFVDTWISDTHRLNHSPIVGLDVEWRPNQSRNIENPVATLQLCNGHRCLIFQILHAPSVPQSLKNFLRNPNYTFTGVGIESDVEKLVEDYNLGVEKMVDVRTLAAEAYGVRELKNAGIKSLTERVLGKVVSKPKGVTLSRWDNQWLTPAQVQYACVDAFLSFEIGRVLISGSQN; via the coding sequence ATGGCATCAATAACCATCTTCGACCACGAACTCCCAGACTACACTCACAACCTCTACGACGTCACATTCTTCCACCACACCATCTCCACCATCGTCACCGACACCCCCTCATTCGTCGACACATGGATCTCCGACACCCACCGTCTAAACCACTCTCCCATCGTCGGCCTGGACGTCGAGTGGAGACCCAACCAATCCCGCAACATCGAAAACCCAGTTGCCACCCTCCAACTCTGCAACGGCCACCGTTGCCTCATCTTCCAGATCCTCCACGCGCCGAGCGTGCCCCAATCGCTGAAAAACTTTTTACGAAACCCTAACTATACGTTTACAGGGGTTGGGATTGAGAGCGATGTTGAGAAGTTGGTTGAGGATTATAACCTTGGGGTTGAGAAGATGGTGGATGTGCGTACGTTAGCGGCGGAGGCGTACGGTGTGAGGGAGTTGAAGAATGCTGGGATTAAGAGTTTGACGGAACGGGTGCTTGGGAAAGTGGTTAGTAAGCCGAAAGGGGTGACGTTGAGCCGGTGGGATAATCAGTGGTTGACTCCGGCTCAGGTGCAGTATGCTTGTGTTGATGCGTTTTTGAGTTTTGAGATTGGTAGGGTTTTGATTTCTGGGAGTCAGAATTGA